A genomic window from Rhodococcus sp. KBS0724 includes:
- a CDS encoding response regulator transcription factor, with the protein MITVLIVDDQSIVRRGLRLFLTNCIDVCVVGEADSGPSAIRQAVLLDPDVILMDIRMPEGDGLSAAEVILGKRPSQKIIIITTFGHDDYLYSSIDLGVSGFILKDIDPSELSQAIYTSHKGGTVISPSLLGSLTREFGRRSVSSVEQARRVDVASNSLTSREVEIVHCLAQGLSNDEISAKLSIEVTTIKSHLGRISSKIGTKSRLQTAIWAYRSGLVDIQA; encoded by the coding sequence ATGATTACAGTTCTCATAGTTGACGATCAGTCGATAGTCAGACGTGGGTTAAGGCTATTTTTGACGAACTGCATAGACGTATGTGTGGTTGGAGAAGCGGACTCCGGGCCGAGTGCTATACGTCAAGCTGTCTTGCTTGATCCGGATGTAATATTGATGGATATACGAATGCCGGAGGGTGACGGGCTTTCTGCCGCGGAGGTCATTCTCGGCAAGCGTCCTTCGCAGAAAATTATCATCATTACGACTTTTGGACATGATGACTATTTGTACTCATCTATTGATCTTGGCGTCTCAGGATTTATTTTGAAAGATATTGATCCTAGTGAGTTGTCACAAGCGATCTACACTTCACACAAGGGTGGAACTGTTATCAGTCCGAGCTTGCTCGGCAGTCTGACAAGAGAATTTGGTCGTCGTTCTGTTTCCTCTGTTGAGCAAGCCCGTCGAGTTGACGTCGCTTCGAATTCCTTGACTTCTCGCGAAGTGGAAATTGTACACTGCTTGGCACAAGGTCTGAGCAACGATGAAATCTCGGCGAAGCTAAGCATTGAGGTGACTACTATCAAATCTCATCTTGGTCGTATATCGAGCAAGATCGGAACGAAAAGCAGGCTCCAAACTGCAATCTGGGCCTATAGATCCGGACTTGTTGACATTCAAGCCTAG
- a CDS encoding sensor histidine kinase, producing the protein MTYSSVVGEAENDDAEKAATWDWWEMAVGSQLSFLARIGVLLAGVLSMTYLVVALLSANTFPKNSEAQLDYKQLLGPVLVIVINTIALANSRRHPIIFYTISVISMMVLAFVLDDRAAAVTPLYWISIFVLAIFTEGRSFVLAASLGLSADIIVSTYLRSDDLDSASSVAAIAGLSINPAVNVVISYGLIVALGKVIQNQRRHKLADGARIQRLKEERDTAVEVAVADERTRMARELHDVSAHHLTAVIIQGKAASEIFESAPGEVPNLLVGVIDQGERALRSLRQLVGVLRIGTTESQEPQPSIRAVLSLVEGCRSSGLIVTAEIDGDLSGIDSGIQVSCYRIVQESLSNALRHAHGSRVSVSIKRNEGDLTILVENSAGESLERTLSGQGLGLIGLRERAESLGGSFDAGYSGDGSWKVRVGIPLERQIRG; encoded by the coding sequence GTGACATACTCCAGTGTGGTTGGTGAGGCGGAAAACGACGACGCCGAGAAAGCAGCCACGTGGGACTGGTGGGAAATGGCCGTGGGCTCGCAGCTTTCTTTCCTAGCCCGCATCGGTGTTCTATTGGCGGGTGTGCTGAGTATGACCTATTTGGTCGTTGCTTTGTTGAGTGCAAATACTTTTCCGAAGAATTCGGAGGCTCAACTCGACTACAAGCAACTTCTTGGTCCGGTTCTGGTTATTGTTATCAACACAATTGCATTGGCAAATTCACGTCGGCACCCAATAATTTTCTACACGATCAGTGTTATCTCGATGATGGTACTTGCGTTTGTACTGGATGATCGTGCCGCGGCAGTGACGCCACTCTACTGGATTTCGATTTTTGTTCTCGCAATCTTCACGGAAGGGCGTAGCTTTGTTCTAGCTGCCTCGCTGGGATTGAGTGCTGACATTATTGTCAGCACTTATCTGCGATCGGACGACCTCGATTCTGCATCTTCGGTCGCTGCAATTGCCGGCTTGTCGATTAATCCGGCGGTAAACGTCGTAATTAGCTATGGGCTCATTGTCGCATTGGGAAAAGTTATTCAGAATCAGCGTCGTCATAAGCTTGCCGATGGCGCGAGGATTCAGCGGTTGAAAGAGGAGAGGGACACGGCTGTCGAAGTGGCGGTGGCAGACGAACGAACACGCATGGCACGTGAACTACATGATGTATCCGCACATCATCTGACCGCTGTAATAATACAGGGCAAAGCAGCTTCGGAGATATTCGAGAGCGCACCTGGTGAGGTTCCGAATTTACTAGTTGGAGTTATTGACCAGGGCGAAAGAGCGCTTCGAAGTTTGCGCCAGCTCGTTGGGGTCCTACGGATCGGGACCACTGAATCGCAAGAGCCTCAACCGTCAATCCGAGCGGTGCTGAGCCTTGTAGAGGGGTGTCGCAGTTCTGGTCTGATTGTCACGGCCGAAATTGACGGTGACCTTTCAGGCATTGACAGCGGCATACAGGTTTCTTGCTACCGCATCGTTCAGGAAAGTCTGTCGAATGCTCTCCGCCATGCGCATGGTAGCCGAGTTTCGGTTTCAATAAAAAGGAATGAAGGCGATTTGACGATATTAGTTGAAAACAGCGCAGGAGAGTCTCTCGAACGTACATTGAGCGGCCAGGGGCTGGGATTGATTGGGCTCAGGGAACGCGCCGAGTCTCTGGGTGGTTCTTTTGATGCAGGGTATTCCGGCGACGGTTCATGGAAAGTCCGGGTTGGAATTCCACTTGAAAGGCAAATTCGAGGATGA
- a CDS encoding sensor histidine kinase, which translates to MADIRRKPVRVREISLHARGILSRNPAVLAVTAGILSVVWVLGATWSVARGSGYSGDPAGGNPGVLVTAMLILTVLTVLACFRRRYPVWMYLLTLVGTVALALLLEDRVAAATPLYWFAIIVMAGRTIGSRLVLLTIVGMIADLWMTTRFRVTAVGESLTLAQVPAGELPEFLLAPVVNIMTSYVLMIAIGKVVQRYRWQTSASAAAIEQVHLNSEARISDAITEERQNMARELHDVAAHHLTGLLIQARSADKLFTSNPTQAKALLGGVIDHGDRALNSLRQTVGILRLGEVDPKYPQPMIADIPELVEGCRASIPSLELDLEDSFTELDSAVQLSSYRVVQEALSNILRHAPESSAKVTLRRERDSISVDITNIAGRVTPATDGQSLGISGMRERVTLLGGSLLAGPNDNGWTVKAVIPTAGQIIG; encoded by the coding sequence GTGGCAGACATTCGCCGGAAACCCGTGCGGGTCAGGGAGATTTCGCTGCATGCTCGCGGAATTCTGTCGCGGAACCCAGCCGTATTGGCGGTCACTGCCGGAATTCTCAGCGTCGTGTGGGTGCTCGGTGCAACCTGGTCGGTGGCGCGGGGTAGTGGCTATTCGGGGGATCCGGCTGGGGGCAACCCGGGTGTTCTCGTCACGGCAATGCTCATTCTGACTGTCTTGACAGTGCTCGCCTGTTTCCGTCGGCGGTATCCGGTGTGGATGTATCTTCTGACCCTCGTCGGCACAGTGGCTCTGGCCCTGCTGCTCGAGGATCGAGTAGCAGCGGCGACTCCGCTGTACTGGTTTGCGATCATAGTCATGGCTGGGAGAACTATCGGAAGTCGTTTGGTGCTCCTGACAATTGTCGGAATGATCGCGGACTTGTGGATGACAACGCGATTTCGAGTAACCGCAGTAGGTGAAAGCCTGACACTTGCTCAGGTCCCGGCAGGGGAGTTGCCGGAGTTCTTGTTAGCGCCCGTTGTGAACATCATGACCAGCTACGTGCTCATGATCGCCATCGGGAAAGTTGTGCAGAGATATCGGTGGCAAACGTCCGCCAGTGCCGCTGCCATCGAGCAAGTGCACCTGAACAGTGAAGCCCGAATAAGCGATGCGATCACAGAGGAACGCCAGAATATGGCGCGCGAACTGCACGACGTCGCCGCACATCACCTCACCGGTCTGCTCATCCAAGCCAGGTCGGCGGACAAATTGTTCACCTCCAACCCCACTCAAGCGAAGGCACTGCTAGGAGGCGTGATCGATCATGGTGATCGCGCACTGAACAGTTTGCGTCAAACTGTGGGGATTCTGCGGTTGGGAGAAGTCGATCCAAAGTATCCGCAACCGATGATCGCGGACATCCCGGAACTGGTGGAAGGCTGCCGCGCGTCCATTCCGTCTTTGGAACTTGATCTCGAGGATAGTTTCACCGAACTCGACAGTGCCGTGCAGCTATCGTCCTATCGAGTTGTGCAGGAGGCGTTGTCGAACATTCTCCGACATGCACCGGAGAGTTCCGCCAAGGTCACATTGCGTCGTGAGCGTGATTCGATCAGCGTCGACATCACCAATATTGCTGGCAGAGTAACGCCCGCGACAGATGGTCAGAGTCTGGGGATTTCGGGAATGCGTGAACGCGTCACCCTTCTGGGCGGATCCCTTCTCGCCGGCCCCAACGACAACGGTTGGACTGTAAAGGCGGTCATTCCCACTGCCGGGCAGATCATCGGGTAG
- a CDS encoding SDR family oxidoreductase — protein MTMISRLVGNFVLNPPTRLRSLLPLPGVNLSEKTIVLTGASSGIGEATAHLLAARGAEMILVARGLDELERVRDDIHREGGWAHVMPADLSNGESVDELADSIGDQFGTVDVLINNAGRSIRRSAIDSVERFHDYERTMALNYFGPARLTLRLLPSMLEAGSGHIVNVGTWGVSAGVMPRFSAYHASKSALSAFGRSLGAECHGTGVDVSTVQFPLIRTPMIAPTADYVSQPALTADQAASWILRAIETRPIELYPRYAGLLRAIGAISPSATDALVRRSGI, from the coding sequence ATGACGATGATCAGCAGGCTTGTGGGCAATTTCGTGTTGAATCCGCCTACGCGGCTTCGTTCGCTGCTACCGCTGCCTGGCGTCAATCTTTCGGAGAAAACCATCGTGCTGACCGGTGCGTCGTCCGGCATCGGGGAGGCAACCGCGCACTTGCTGGCGGCTCGCGGCGCCGAGATGATCCTGGTTGCCCGGGGCCTTGACGAACTCGAACGGGTGCGTGACGACATCCACCGAGAAGGAGGGTGGGCACACGTCATGCCTGCGGATCTCTCGAACGGCGAAAGCGTCGACGAACTGGCCGACTCGATAGGTGACCAGTTCGGGACCGTCGATGTTCTGATCAACAACGCGGGTCGCTCGATTCGTCGCAGTGCTATTGATTCCGTGGAACGGTTCCACGATTACGAGCGGACGATGGCACTCAACTACTTCGGTCCGGCGCGACTGACCCTTCGACTCCTGCCGTCGATGCTCGAGGCAGGTTCCGGTCATATCGTCAACGTTGGCACGTGGGGTGTGAGCGCCGGCGTGATGCCCAGGTTCAGTGCGTATCACGCGTCGAAGTCCGCGCTCAGTGCCTTCGGGCGTAGTCTCGGCGCCGAATGTCATGGCACAGGAGTTGATGTCAGTACCGTGCAATTTCCGCTGATTCGCACCCCCATGATTGCGCCCACCGCCGATTACGTCAGCCAACCGGCATTGACGGCGGATCAGGCAGCGTCATGGATTCTGCGGGCAATCGAAACGCGGCCGATCGAATTGTATCCGCGTTACGCCGGCCTACTCAGGGCCATTGGTGCTATATCACCTTCTGCGACAGATGCTTTGGTACGACGGTCTGGCATCTGA
- a CDS encoding diiron oxygenase, whose amino-acid sequence MTLTTPFNKNMPFDKNAEASDDTYNETLRLLSEGSVNKHFDPYLDIDWDSPEFAVTPGDTRWILPAETDPLGAHPWYQAQSVDKQIEIGMWRQANVAKVGLQFENILIRGMMQYVFALPNQSAEARYCTHESVEECNHTMMFQEMVNRIGADAPGMNRMMRMVAPFIPLAAGPFPELFFVGVLAGEEPIDHIQKSILRSGGDIHPIMASVMAIHVAEEARHISFAHKLLSRRIPLMSRPSRFVLSLLFPITMRILCDAIVIPPKTFWNQFDIPKSVKKDLFWELPESRQTLRNYFGDVRMLATETGLMNRASRLVWKACKMDGRASRFRSEPHRSAHNAAA is encoded by the coding sequence ATGACGCTCACTACGCCGTTCAACAAGAACATGCCGTTCGACAAGAACGCTGAAGCATCCGACGACACGTACAACGAGACACTTCGCCTCCTGTCCGAGGGATCCGTGAACAAGCACTTCGATCCCTATCTGGACATCGATTGGGACTCCCCCGAGTTTGCGGTCACCCCAGGAGATACTCGCTGGATCCTCCCGGCCGAGACGGATCCGCTTGGTGCTCATCCGTGGTACCAGGCACAGTCGGTCGACAAGCAAATCGAAATCGGGATGTGGCGTCAGGCCAATGTCGCGAAGGTCGGCCTGCAGTTCGAGAACATCTTGATCCGCGGCATGATGCAGTACGTCTTTGCACTGCCCAACCAGTCGGCCGAGGCTCGGTACTGCACTCATGAGTCCGTCGAAGAGTGCAACCACACCATGATGTTCCAGGAAATGGTGAACCGTATCGGCGCTGACGCTCCGGGCATGAATCGCATGATGCGCATGGTGGCGCCGTTCATTCCGCTTGCTGCCGGCCCCTTTCCTGAACTCTTTTTCGTCGGCGTCCTTGCAGGCGAAGAACCTATCGACCACATCCAGAAGAGCATCCTGCGCTCCGGGGGCGATATCCACCCGATCATGGCTTCCGTCATGGCAATTCACGTTGCCGAAGAAGCACGACACATCTCGTTTGCACACAAGCTCCTGAGCCGACGCATTCCGCTGATGTCACGGCCGAGCCGCTTTGTCCTTTCACTCCTCTTCCCGATCACCATGCGAATTCTGTGCGATGCCATCGTGATTCCGCCGAAGACCTTCTGGAATCAGTTCGACATCCCGAAGTCCGTCAAGAAGGACCTGTTCTGGGAGCTACCGGAATCGCGTCAGACGCTGCGCAACTACTTCGGCGACGTCCGCATGCTCGCGACCGAAACAGGTTTGATGAACCGTGCATCACGATTGGTGTGGAAGGCCTGCAAGATGGACGGCCGCGCATCACGTTTCCGCAGCGAACCCCACCGCAGCGCACACAACGCTGCCGCATAA
- a CDS encoding FAD-dependent oxidoreductase, translating into MPHVVTQSCCSDASCVYACPVNCIHPTPDEPDFLTAEMLHIDPQACVDCGACVSACPVDAIVPESKLAEPQRVFLSINADFYKEQRPRPLLAKVIPAATIDQERPPLRVAIVGSGPSAMYAADELLTQPGVQVNVFDRLPVPYGLVRAGVAPDHQKTKQVTRLFDKIATQRGFEFYLNVEIGQHVTHDELLENHHAVLYAVGASKDRGLGIPGADLAGTASATDFVAWYNGHPDHADDVFDLSQRRAVIIGNGNVALDVARILTADPEKLAGTDISAHALAALRKSRVEEVVIVGRRGIAQSAFTVPEFTGLMALPDIELSVGPDDMVLDPITEKAESLPHAVEQKLRLLEALKNRDHVEVGSKRITLRYLLTPTAISGEDRVTGVEFDRNALVDVDGIVRIEATGDTETINAGLVLTSIGYRGVPIDGVPFDDKASVIPNEGGRVTGTPGVYATGWIKRGPSGYIGTNKSCAQETVRMLVDDFNHGRLRTPTPDAAALDRLVRARQNAVVDRAGWHAIDKAEVDRGVAHGRVREKILDQGEVSSIVKAAREVKPPRRTLWKASH; encoded by the coding sequence ATGCCACACGTAGTCACGCAGTCCTGCTGCAGCGACGCCTCGTGCGTCTACGCCTGCCCGGTCAACTGCATTCATCCGACGCCGGACGAACCGGATTTCCTCACCGCCGAGATGCTGCACATCGATCCACAGGCCTGCGTCGACTGCGGCGCATGCGTCTCTGCCTGCCCGGTCGACGCTATCGTTCCCGAGTCGAAACTAGCTGAACCGCAACGGGTTTTCCTCTCGATCAATGCAGATTTCTACAAGGAGCAGCGGCCCCGCCCGCTACTTGCCAAGGTGATCCCAGCCGCGACTATCGACCAGGAGCGTCCGCCGCTGCGAGTGGCGATCGTCGGCTCCGGTCCGTCCGCTATGTACGCGGCGGACGAGTTGCTGACACAGCCCGGCGTACAGGTCAATGTCTTCGACCGGCTACCCGTCCCCTACGGCTTGGTGCGCGCCGGCGTGGCACCCGATCATCAGAAGACCAAACAGGTCACGCGACTCTTCGACAAGATCGCCACGCAGCGGGGTTTCGAGTTCTACCTCAACGTGGAGATCGGTCAACACGTCACTCACGACGAACTCCTCGAGAATCACCATGCCGTCCTCTACGCCGTCGGCGCGTCCAAGGACCGCGGCCTGGGCATCCCAGGCGCTGACCTCGCGGGAACTGCGTCGGCCACCGATTTCGTGGCCTGGTACAACGGTCATCCCGATCATGCCGACGACGTCTTCGACCTCTCACAGCGGCGGGCCGTCATCATCGGAAACGGCAACGTCGCGCTCGATGTCGCCCGCATTCTGACGGCAGATCCCGAAAAGCTGGCCGGCACCGACATCTCGGCCCACGCGCTCGCAGCATTGCGGAAGAGCCGCGTCGAAGAGGTAGTGATCGTCGGCCGACGCGGAATTGCGCAATCCGCCTTCACGGTTCCCGAATTCACCGGCCTGATGGCGCTACCGGATATCGAACTGTCCGTCGGACCGGATGACATGGTCCTCGACCCGATCACCGAGAAAGCCGAGTCACTGCCGCACGCTGTCGAGCAGAAACTCCGACTCCTCGAGGCGCTGAAGAATCGTGATCACGTCGAAGTCGGAAGCAAACGCATCACCTTGCGCTATCTCCTGACACCAACCGCGATTTCCGGCGAGGATCGCGTCACCGGGGTCGAATTCGATCGCAACGCGCTGGTCGACGTCGATGGAATTGTCCGCATCGAAGCCACCGGAGACACGGAAACCATCAATGCCGGCTTGGTTCTCACGTCCATCGGATACCGAGGTGTTCCCATCGACGGTGTTCCATTCGACGACAAGGCCTCGGTGATCCCGAACGAAGGGGGCCGTGTCACAGGCACCCCCGGCGTCTACGCGACGGGCTGGATCAAGCGCGGACCCAGCGGCTACATCGGCACCAACAAATCCTGCGCCCAGGAAACTGTCCGCATGCTCGTCGACGACTTCAACCACGGACGTCTACGCACCCCGACCCCCGACGCAGCCGCCCTCGATCGGCTCGTCCGGGCGCGACAAAATGCCGTCGTCGATCGCGCCGGTTGGCATGCAATCGACAAAGCCGAAGTTGATCGCGGCGTTGCGCACGGACGCGTTCGGGAGAAGATCCTCGACCAGGGTGAAGTGTCGTCCATCGTCAAAGCCGCACGCGAGGTGAAACCACCGCGTCGAACGCTCTGGAAAGCGTCCCACTGA
- a CDS encoding Zn-ribbon domain-containing OB-fold protein, protein MSETATSAPSGSVTPAVEGWFTTGPEPALIGTKCQSCGTISFPRETTFCKNPSCSGEEFGDVELSRRGTVWSYTDAQYQPPPPYIPSSDPYVPFALAAVELPEGIVILGQVADGFGVDDLKVGNTVELVVEPLYTDETGVRTTWRWKPVAAADQESQS, encoded by the coding sequence ATGAGCGAGACTGCAACGTCGGCACCGAGCGGCAGCGTGACACCTGCGGTGGAGGGTTGGTTCACCACCGGCCCCGAACCGGCTCTGATCGGCACGAAGTGCCAATCCTGCGGCACCATTTCCTTCCCGCGCGAGACCACGTTCTGCAAGAACCCGAGCTGCTCGGGCGAAGAGTTCGGCGACGTAGAACTCTCCCGCCGCGGCACGGTGTGGTCGTACACCGACGCGCAGTACCAGCCGCCGCCGCCGTACATCCCCAGCTCCGACCCGTACGTGCCGTTTGCACTGGCCGCAGTCGAATTGCCCGAGGGCATTGTCATCCTCGGCCAGGTAGCCGACGGATTCGGCGTCGACGATCTCAAGGTCGGCAATACCGTCGAATTGGTTGTCGAGCCGCTGTACACCGACGAAACCGGAGTTCGTACGACGTGGCGCTGGAAGCCTGTCGCCGCAGCTGATCAGGAGTCGCAGTCATGA
- a CDS encoding lipid-transfer protein: MSKDVAVLGVGMHPWGKWGQSFVKYGVAAARAALADSGVDWKDVDFIVGGETVRNGYGGYVAGATFAQALGWNGARVATSYAACATGAQALDTARARILAGLSEVALVVGADTTPKGFLAPVAGERWDDPDWLRFRLMGMTNPAYFALNARRRIDLYGATAEDFANVKVKNAKHGLSNPNARYRKEVTVENVLASPVVSNPLHLLDICATSDGGAAILLTSMEYARKMGIAEPVRIKAISTVTPTFPQTIMDMPNFSTDSSSAVSAPERTFKESIGYAAYEEAGISPEDVDVAEVYDLATSVELDWIEDLALCKRGEAEHLLRAGDTTIGGRIPVNPSGGLACFGEAVPAQALAQVCELTWQLRGQAEGRQVEGARIGITANQGLFGHGSSVIVSA, encoded by the coding sequence ATGAGCAAGGACGTTGCAGTACTCGGTGTAGGTATGCACCCGTGGGGCAAGTGGGGCCAGTCATTCGTGAAGTACGGCGTCGCCGCCGCTCGCGCTGCCCTCGCCGATTCGGGTGTGGACTGGAAAGACGTCGACTTCATCGTCGGCGGCGAGACCGTCCGCAACGGATACGGCGGATACGTAGCCGGAGCCACCTTCGCTCAGGCTCTCGGCTGGAACGGCGCCCGCGTCGCCACGTCGTACGCAGCGTGCGCGACGGGTGCGCAGGCACTCGACACCGCTCGCGCCCGAATCCTGGCCGGCCTCAGCGAGGTTGCCCTGGTCGTCGGTGCGGACACCACCCCCAAAGGCTTCCTCGCACCCGTCGCCGGTGAGCGTTGGGACGACCCGGACTGGCTGCGCTTCCGCCTCATGGGCATGACCAACCCGGCATACTTCGCACTCAACGCGCGTCGACGCATCGATCTGTACGGCGCCACCGCCGAGGACTTCGCCAACGTGAAGGTGAAGAACGCGAAGCACGGACTGAGCAACCCCAACGCGCGTTACCGCAAGGAAGTCACCGTCGAAAACGTGCTGGCCTCCCCCGTGGTGTCCAACCCGCTGCACCTCCTCGACATCTGCGCCACCTCCGACGGCGGCGCAGCCATCCTGCTGACGTCGATGGAATACGCCCGCAAGATGGGTATCGCGGAACCTGTTCGCATCAAGGCGATTTCGACGGTCACTCCGACGTTCCCGCAGACGATCATGGACATGCCGAACTTCTCGACCGATTCCAGCTCCGCTGTGTCGGCTCCAGAGCGCACGTTCAAGGAATCCATCGGCTACGCAGCGTACGAGGAAGCCGGCATCTCACCCGAGGACGTCGACGTCGCCGAGGTGTACGACCTCGCCACGTCCGTCGAACTCGACTGGATCGAAGATCTCGCACTATGCAAGCGCGGCGAGGCCGAACATCTTTTGCGTGCAGGCGACACCACCATCGGTGGCCGCATCCCGGTCAATCCGTCCGGTGGCCTCGCCTGCTTCGGTGAAGCTGTTCCCGCACAGGCGCTTGCGCAGGTGTGCGAGCTCACCTGGCAGCTGCGCGGACAAGCCGAAGGCCGTCAGGTCGAAGGCGCTCGCATCGGCATCACCGCTAACCAGGGCCTCTTCGGCCACGGCTCCTCGGTGATCGTTTCCGCTTAA
- a CDS encoding alpha/beta hydrolase, which produces MKISRVFTAILSVVVVSSAGIILGSGGASAAPQPTVVLVHGAFADATSWDGVAADLRSRGYEVVTPDNPLRGPSYDAAVIEKTVADIDGPVVLVGHSYGGAVITNVHNPNVQSMVYIAAFAPMQGEPVQLTIDPIRFPGSQLLPPALAVKVVDDAHAIGGKNLDGYVTDEYFHSVFAQDVSEETAATMLAHQKSIALWANLELSGPPSWANTPTWYLVAGDDRVIPPTAQRFMANRMGAHTSELPTSHASLVSQPSAVADVIVAAAHS; this is translated from the coding sequence ATGAAGATTTCCCGTGTATTCACTGCAATTCTGTCGGTAGTGGTGGTGTCGAGTGCCGGAATCATCCTCGGTTCCGGCGGCGCGAGTGCCGCGCCCCAGCCCACCGTGGTCCTGGTCCACGGGGCATTTGCCGACGCGACAAGTTGGGACGGTGTGGCTGCCGATTTACGTTCGCGAGGCTATGAGGTTGTGACTCCGGATAATCCGCTGCGGGGGCCGTCGTACGACGCGGCGGTGATCGAGAAGACCGTCGCGGATATCGACGGGCCTGTTGTCCTGGTAGGGCATTCGTACGGTGGTGCAGTGATCACGAATGTCCACAATCCCAACGTGCAGTCGATGGTGTACATCGCGGCGTTCGCGCCGATGCAAGGTGAGCCGGTTCAGCTCACGATCGACCCGATTCGTTTCCCGGGAAGTCAATTGCTTCCTCCGGCACTGGCTGTGAAGGTCGTCGACGATGCGCATGCGATAGGCGGCAAGAACCTCGACGGATATGTGACCGACGAGTACTTCCATTCGGTCTTTGCGCAGGATGTCTCCGAGGAAACCGCGGCAACGATGTTGGCGCATCAGAAGTCGATCGCGTTGTGGGCCAATCTGGAACTGAGTGGTCCGCCGTCGTGGGCGAATACCCCGACGTGGTACCTCGTGGCCGGTGACGATCGGGTGATTCCGCCTACCGCACAACGGTTCATGGCCAATCGAATGGGTGCGCACACCAGTGAACTCCCCACGTCACACGCCTCGCTGGTCTCACAGCCCAGCGCAGTCGCAGACGTGATCGTGGCGGCCGCTCACAGTTAA
- a CDS encoding ankyrin repeat domain-containing protein, with product MKRMSGIVLAAGVVLAGAGCGSAASPATSSSAPAPAEVSESPVAPAQSTAPAQSTPESERALIKATKANDVEAATALILAGADVNAKDSIQDSAFLYAGAEGLNEILALTLSHGADVYSVNRFGGTALIPASEHAHVDTVRMLIAAGVPVNHVNDPGWTALLEAVVYGDGSPRYLDVITQLLDAGADQNIKDADGRTALENAQNRGQADVVALLTSRR from the coding sequence GTGAAGCGGATGTCGGGAATCGTTCTTGCTGCAGGCGTTGTTCTTGCCGGGGCCGGCTGCGGTTCGGCGGCGTCACCTGCAACGTCGTCGTCTGCCCCGGCGCCGGCTGAGGTGTCTGAGTCACCCGTCGCCCCGGCTCAATCGACTGCCCCGGCTCAGTCGACACCCGAATCCGAGCGTGCGCTGATCAAGGCCACCAAGGCCAACGACGTGGAGGCCGCAACCGCCCTGATCTTGGCCGGCGCTGACGTGAACGCCAAGGATTCCATTCAAGATTCGGCTTTCCTGTATGCCGGAGCGGAAGGTTTGAACGAGATCCTCGCGTTGACACTCAGTCACGGGGCGGATGTCTACAGTGTCAACCGATTCGGTGGTACTGCCTTGATTCCCGCCAGCGAGCACGCGCACGTCGATACTGTTCGGATGCTGATCGCGGCGGGGGTGCCTGTCAATCACGTCAATGACCCGGGGTGGACGGCATTGCTCGAGGCTGTGGTCTACGGCGACGGTTCGCCGCGCTACCTCGATGTGATCACGCAACTGCTCGACGCCGGGGCGGATCAGAATATCAAGGACGCGGACGGACGGACTGCGTTGGAGAATGCGCAGAATCGTGGACAGGCCGATGTTGTTGCACTGCTGACTTCGCGGCGCTGA